One stretch of Streptomyces sp. R21 DNA includes these proteins:
- a CDS encoding 2-oxoacid:acceptor oxidoreductase subunit alpha, translated as MTSQVSSPAEQADEAVVGEQRKPAGTKDVRRLDRVIIRFAGDSGDGMQLTGDRFTSETASFGNDLSTLPNFPAEIRAPAGTLPGVSSFQLHFADHDILTPGDAPNVLVAMNPAALKANVGDLPRGAEIIVNTDEFTKRAMQKVGYDVSPLEDGSLDGYQLHPVPLTTLTVEALKDFGLARKDADRSKNMFALGLLSWMYHRPTEGTERFLQAKFAKKPQIAAANIAAFRAGWNFGETTEDFAVSYEVAPASAAFPTGTYRNISGNLALAYGLIAAGRQADLPLYLGSYPITPASDILHELSRHKNFGVRTFQAEDEIAGIGAALGAAFGGSLAVTTTSGPGVALKSETIGLAVSLELPLLVIDIQRGGPSTGLPTKTEQADLLQAMYGRNGEAPVPVIAPRTPADCFTAALEAARIALTYRTPVFLLSDGYLANGSEPWRIPEIDELPDLRVQFAQGPNHTLDDGTEVFWPYKRDPQTLARPWAIPGTPGLEHRIGGIEKQDGTGNISYDPANHEFMVRTRQAKIDGIDVPDLDVDDPHEAGTLVLGWGSTYGPITAAVRRLRAAGEPIAQAHLRHLNPFPRNLGTVLKRYDKVVIPEMNLGQLATLVRAKYLVDAQSYNQVNGMPFKAEQLATALKEAIDG; from the coding sequence GTGACGAGCCAGGTCAGTAGCCCAGCGGAACAGGCCGACGAAGCCGTCGTAGGAGAACAGCGCAAACCGGCGGGGACGAAGGACGTGCGCCGTCTGGACCGGGTGATTATCCGGTTTGCGGGGGATTCCGGTGATGGTATGCAGCTCACCGGGGACCGGTTCACTTCCGAGACGGCTTCGTTCGGCAATGATCTGTCGACGCTGCCGAACTTCCCTGCCGAGATCCGGGCGCCCGCAGGTACTCTGCCGGGCGTTTCGTCGTTCCAGTTGCATTTCGCGGATCATGACATTCTGACGCCGGGGGATGCGCCGAATGTGCTGGTGGCGATGAACCCGGCGGCGTTGAAGGCGAATGTGGGGGATCTGCCGCGGGGTGCGGAGATCATCGTGAACACGGACGAGTTCACGAAGCGGGCGATGCAGAAGGTCGGCTACGACGTCTCGCCGTTGGAGGACGGGTCGTTGGACGGCTATCAGCTGCATCCGGTGCCGTTGACGACGTTGACGGTGGAGGCGCTGAAGGACTTCGGGCTGGCCCGCAAGGACGCGGACCGGTCGAAGAACATGTTCGCGCTGGGCCTGCTGTCGTGGATGTATCACCGGCCGACCGAGGGTACCGAACGGTTTTTGCAGGCGAAGTTCGCGAAGAAGCCCCAGATCGCGGCGGCGAACATCGCGGCGTTTCGGGCGGGGTGGAACTTCGGTGAGACGACGGAGGACTTCGCGGTCTCCTATGAGGTCGCGCCGGCCAGCGCAGCGTTCCCGACCGGTACCTATCGCAACATCTCCGGCAACTTGGCGTTGGCGTACGGGCTGATCGCGGCGGGCCGGCAGGCCGATCTGCCGCTGTATCTGGGCTCGTATCCGATCACACCGGCCTCGGACATCCTGCACGAGTTGTCCAGGCACAAGAACTTCGGGGTGCGGACCTTCCAGGCGGAGGACGAGATCGCCGGGATCGGTGCGGCGCTGGGGGCCGCGTTCGGCGGCTCGCTGGCGGTGACGACCACCTCCGGCCCCGGCGTGGCCCTGAAGTCGGAGACGATCGGGCTGGCGGTGAGTCTGGAACTGCCGTTGCTGGTCATCGACATCCAGCGCGGCGGCCCCTCGACGGGGTTGCCGACGAAGACCGAGCAGGCCGATCTGTTGCAGGCGATGTACGGGCGCAACGGGGAGGCGCCGGTCCCGGTGATCGCGCCGCGCACCCCGGCGGACTGTTTCACCGCGGCGCTGGAGGCGGCCCGGATCGCGCTGACCTACCGCACGCCGGTGTTCCTGCTCTCGGACGGTTATCTCGCCAACGGCTCGGAGCCGTGGCGGATCCCGGAGATCGATGAACTGCCGGATCTGCGGGTGCAGTTCGCGCAGGGCCCCAACCACACCCTGGACGACGGCACCGAGGTGTTCTGGCCCTACAAGCGTGACCCGCAGACCCTGGCCCGCCCGTGGGCCATCCCGGGCACCCCGGGGCTGGAACACCGGATCGGCGGGATCGAGAAGCAGGACGGCACCGGCAACATCTCCTACGACCCCGCCAACCACGAGTTCATGGTCCGCACCCGCCAGGCCAAGATCGACGGCATCGACGTCCCCGACCTCGACGTCGACGACCCCCACGAAGCGGGCACCCTCGTCCTGGGCTGGGGATCCACCTACGGACCCATCACCGCCGCCGTACGGCGACTGCGCGCGGCCGGGGAACCCATCGCCCAGGCCCATCTACGCCACCTCAACCCCTTCCCGAGGAATCTCGGTACGGTACTGAAGCGTTACGACAAGGTGGTGATCCCCGAGATGAACCTCGGTCAGCTCGCCACGCTCGTCAGGGCCAAGTACCTGGTGGACGCGCAGTCGTACAACCAGGTCAACGGAATGCCGTTCAAGGCTGAGCAGCTCGCCACGGCTCTCAAGGAGGCCATCGATGGCTGA
- a CDS encoding NADH-quinone oxidoreductase subunit B, translating into MDVTPAPVDLPAPVPVPVSEPKRLGALARLAPEPMKVVLNWGRRYSLWVFNFGLACCAIEFIAASMARHDFIRLGVIPFAPGPRQADLMVVSGTVTDKMAPAVKRLYEQMPEPKYVISFGACSNCGGPYWDSYSVTKGVDQIIPVDVYVPGCPPRPEALLQGILKLQEKIARESLGERYGTTRPSVAALQSGLVKPPGAVGAGAGSGSGAGAGAGSVSGSGAGSADGSAAGSADGPAEGSGAGSANGSGSGAGSADGAGEGSADGSADGSAEGEGR; encoded by the coding sequence ATGGACGTGACCCCCGCTCCCGTGGACCTTCCGGCGCCGGTGCCGGTGCCGGTGTCCGAGCCCAAGCGGCTCGGCGCACTCGCGCGCCTCGCCCCCGAGCCGATGAAGGTCGTCCTGAACTGGGGCCGCCGGTACTCGCTCTGGGTCTTCAACTTCGGCCTCGCCTGCTGCGCGATCGAGTTCATCGCCGCGTCCATGGCCCGCCACGACTTCATCCGCCTCGGCGTGATCCCCTTCGCGCCCGGCCCGCGCCAGGCCGACCTGATGGTGGTGTCGGGGACGGTCACGGACAAGATGGCGCCGGCCGTGAAGCGGCTCTACGAGCAGATGCCCGAACCGAAGTACGTCATCTCCTTCGGCGCCTGCTCCAACTGCGGCGGCCCGTACTGGGACTCGTACTCCGTCACCAAGGGCGTCGACCAGATCATCCCCGTCGACGTCTACGTCCCCGGCTGCCCCCCGCGCCCCGAAGCGCTCCTCCAGGGCATCCTCAAGCTCCAGGAGAAGATCGCCCGGGAGTCGCTGGGCGAGCGGTACGGGACGACGCGTCCGTCGGTGGCGGCGCTGCAGAGTGGGCTGGTGAAGCCGCCGGGGGCTGTGGGGGCGGGGGCCGGTTCGGGCTCGGGTGCGGGTGCGGGTGCGGGTTCGGTGAGTGGGTCGGGTGCGGGTTCGGCGGATGGGTCGGCTGCGGGTTCGGCGGATGGGCCGGCTGAGGGTTCGGGTGCGGGTTCGGCGAATGGGTCGGGTTCGGGTGCGGGTTCGGCGGATGGGGCGGGCGAGGGTTCGGCGGATGGGTCCGCTGACGGTTCGGCCGAGGGGGAGGGTCGATGA
- a CDS encoding 2-oxoacid:ferredoxin oxidoreductase subunit beta, whose amino-acid sequence MAETTTEGTGTIEALSLVPKAEARQSMKDFKSDQEVRWCPGCGDYAVLAAVQGFMPELGLAKENVVFVSGIGCSSRFPYYMNTYGMHSIHGRAPAIATGLASSRRDLSVWVVTGDGDALSIGGNHLIHALRRNVNLKILLFNNRIYGLTKGQYSPTSEVGKITKSTPMGSLDAPFNPVSLAIGAEASFVARTVDSDRKHLTEVLRQAAAHPGTALVEIYQNCNIFNDGAFEVLKDKQQAEEAVIRLEHGQPIRFGADGARGVVRDAQSGDLKVVTVTAENEAQVLVHDAHAASSTTAFALSRLADPDTLHHTPIGVLRSVDRPVYDTQMADQLDTAIEQNGKGDLAALLAGGDTWTVVG is encoded by the coding sequence ATGGCTGAGACGACCACGGAAGGCACGGGCACGATCGAGGCGCTTTCTCTCGTTCCCAAGGCCGAGGCCAGGCAGTCCATGAAGGACTTCAAGTCCGATCAGGAAGTGCGCTGGTGCCCCGGCTGCGGTGACTACGCGGTCCTCGCCGCGGTGCAGGGCTTCATGCCCGAACTGGGCCTGGCGAAGGAGAACGTCGTCTTCGTCTCCGGCATCGGCTGCTCGTCCCGCTTCCCGTACTACATGAACACGTACGGGATGCACTCCATCCATGGCCGCGCTCCCGCCATCGCGACCGGACTGGCCTCCTCCCGGCGGGACTTGAGCGTCTGGGTGGTCACCGGTGACGGCGACGCGCTGTCCATCGGCGGCAACCACCTCATCCACGCACTGCGCCGCAACGTCAACCTGAAGATCCTGCTCTTCAACAACCGCATCTACGGCCTCACCAAGGGCCAGTACAGCCCGACCTCCGAGGTCGGAAAGATCACCAAGTCGACGCCGATGGGCTCGCTCGACGCGCCCTTCAACCCGGTGTCCCTGGCGATCGGCGCGGAGGCGTCGTTCGTGGCGCGGACGGTGGACTCCGACCGCAAGCACCTCACCGAGGTCCTGCGGCAGGCCGCCGCTCACCCGGGCACGGCCCTCGTCGAGATCTACCAGAACTGCAACATCTTCAACGACGGCGCCTTCGAGGTGCTGAAGGACAAGCAGCAGGCCGAGGAAGCGGTGATCCGGCTTGAGCACGGGCAGCCGATCCGCTTCGGCGCGGACGGTGCGCGCGGTGTTGTACGCGACGCGCAGAGCGGCGACCTGAAGGTGGTCACGGTGACGGCGGAGAACGAGGCACAGGTCCTGGTCCACGACGCCCACGCGGCTTCGTCGACAACGGCGTTCGCCCTGTCCCGGCTCGCCGACCCGGACACCCTGCACCACACCCCCATCGGCGTCCTGCGCTCGGTGGACCGACCGGTGTACGACACCCAGATGGCCGACCAGCTCGACACGGCGATCGAACAGAACGGCAAGGGGGATCTGGCCGCGCTGCTCGCGGGCGGCGACACGTGGACGGTCGTGGGCTGA
- a CDS encoding NADH-quinone oxidoreductase subunit C, whose product MTVGWLPAPVEELFGPEATAEESYDVLTVDVPPTTWIAALETARTTLSCTYFDWLSAVDEPGTGFRVSAHVVALSPVRRLLVRTTVPHEAAVLPSAISVYAGAAWHERETHEMFGVSFEGHPALDHLLLPEGFEGHPLRKDFVLAARVAKAWPGAKEPGESEHGGPKRRQMLPPGVPDPNEWGPLKGQLPPAPARPARGAARPAGDRPVRRARTAGEGSASQAAPAAPAAAPADTPASAPGPAPARRARSASQGSATQRAEAAAESTGSAAPGAAEPKPPVAPSPSGPDTPRSADAPWHHARPAFDEPSDEPGDKQGEEGRPTATPATGTTPAADTTSAADTTSATVATPESEATPAPDPQPDKSQNHTPDDPTDQVNPPDPERSSGPTDSTDRTGPEDPAGGAQ is encoded by the coding sequence ATGACCGTCGGCTGGCTGCCCGCTCCCGTCGAGGAACTGTTCGGGCCGGAGGCCACGGCCGAGGAGTCGTACGACGTCCTCACGGTCGACGTACCGCCCACGACCTGGATCGCCGCCCTCGAAACGGCCCGCACCACACTGTCGTGCACGTACTTCGACTGGCTGAGCGCCGTCGACGAACCCGGCACCGGCTTCCGCGTCTCCGCCCACGTGGTGGCGCTGTCCCCGGTCCGCCGACTTCTCGTCCGTACGACGGTCCCGCACGAGGCGGCGGTGCTGCCGTCCGCGATCTCCGTCTACGCGGGCGCCGCCTGGCACGAACGCGAGACCCACGAAATGTTCGGCGTCTCCTTCGAAGGCCACCCGGCGCTGGATCACCTCCTGCTGCCCGAAGGCTTCGAAGGCCACCCCCTCCGCAAGGACTTCGTCCTTGCCGCCCGCGTCGCCAAGGCCTGGCCCGGCGCGAAGGAACCCGGAGAGTCCGAGCACGGTGGACCCAAGCGCCGCCAGATGCTCCCGCCGGGCGTCCCCGACCCCAACGAGTGGGGCCCCCTCAAGGGCCAACTCCCGCCCGCCCCGGCCCGCCCAGCCCGTGGCGCCGCCCGCCCGGCCGGCGACCGCCCGGTACGCCGCGCCCGCACGGCAGGCGAGGGTTCGGCCAGCCAGGCGGCTCCGGCAGCTCCTGCCGCTGCCCCTGCGGACACTCCGGCATCGGCACCAGGGCCGGCACCCGCTCGCCGCGCGCGCAGCGCGAGCCAGGGCTCGGCGACCCAACGAGCGGAAGCAGCCGCCGAGTCGACGGGTTCCGCCGCCCCGGGCGCCGCCGAACCGAAGCCCCCTGTCGCACCTTCCCCGAGCGGTCCCGACACGCCCCGCAGCGCGGACGCTCCGTGGCACCACGCCCGGCCGGCGTTCGACGAGCCGAGCGACGAGCCCGGCGACAAGCAGGGCGAGGAGGGTCGGCCGACAGCCACCCCGGCGACGGGCACCACCCCGGCGGCTGACACCACGTCGGCGGCTGACACCACGTCGGCGACGGTGGCCACGCCAGAGTCCGAGGCCACCCCGGCACCCGACCCCCAGCCTGACAAGAGCCAGAACCACACCCCCGACGACCCGACGGACCAGGTAAACCCGCCAGACCCCGAACGTTCGTCCGGCCCCACAGACTCCACAGACCGCACAGGCCCCGAAGACCCCGCAGGAGGCGCGCAGTGA
- a CDS encoding NADH-quinone oxidoreductase subunit A: MVAQTGNLTVVAADYFESYSVVGLLALVGVLFVAVAFGAGRLLRPVVPTPEKLLTYECGVDPVGEGWAHTQVRYYVYAFLYVIFAVDSIFLFPWATVFAAPGYGAATLVEMFVFLGFLAVGLLYAYKKGVLTWT, translated from the coding sequence ATGGTCGCGCAAACCGGGAACCTGACAGTCGTCGCGGCGGACTATTTCGAGTCCTACTCGGTCGTCGGACTGCTCGCCCTCGTGGGCGTGCTCTTCGTCGCCGTCGCCTTCGGCGCGGGACGGCTGCTGCGGCCGGTGGTACCCACCCCCGAGAAACTTCTGACGTACGAGTGCGGCGTCGACCCCGTCGGCGAGGGCTGGGCCCACACCCAAGTCCGCTACTACGTGTACGCCTTCCTCTACGTCATCTTCGCCGTCGACTCGATCTTCCTCTTCCCCTGGGCGACAGTCTTCGCCGCGCCCGGTTACGGCGCCGCGACCCTCGTGGAGATGTTCGTCTTCCTCGGCTTCCTCGCCGTCGGCCTGCTGTACGCATACAAGAAGGGCGTCCTGACATGGACGTGA
- a CDS encoding DUF6082 family protein — protein sequence MATQKLGVRRIGSATWSGAVGRMSAPFRRPSRRRRQEELTQDLLRQLAGVAEEIRHANLIQLQRLIVGQVDRAMADPALMAAMSTLDDLPDFKRRQLLFVNREYATILLAYRIGSVSWGELLGHLRVLCRNSVFADYWERTAEHRRSLPGESIEAKVGEAVDVIMEELAEGPDEWWVVGPSPEG from the coding sequence ATGGCCACACAGAAGCTGGGCGTCCGGAGGATCGGTTCTGCGACATGGTCGGGGGCGGTGGGTCGAATGAGCGCACCCTTTCGACGCCCGTCACGCCGCCGACGTCAGGAGGAGCTCACACAGGATCTCCTGCGCCAGCTCGCCGGTGTGGCGGAGGAGATTCGCCACGCCAACCTCATCCAGCTGCAACGGCTCATCGTCGGCCAGGTGGACCGCGCGATGGCGGATCCGGCGCTGATGGCCGCCATGAGCACCCTGGACGACCTGCCGGACTTCAAGCGCCGCCAGCTTCTCTTCGTGAACCGCGAGTACGCCACGATCCTGCTCGCCTACCGCATCGGCTCCGTCAGCTGGGGTGAACTGCTGGGCCACCTACGGGTGTTGTGCCGCAACTCGGTCTTCGCCGACTACTGGGAGCGCACCGCCGAACATCGCCGCAGCCTGCCGGGCGAGTCTATTGAGGCAAAAGTGGGGGAAGCGGTTGATGTGATTATGGAGGAATTGGCTGAGGGGCCGGACGAGTGGTGGGTGGTGGGGCCTTCACCTGAGGGGTGA
- a CDS encoding response regulator, translating into MRVVIAEDSVLLREGLTRLLTDRGHDVVAGVGDGDALIKTITELATQNELPDVVVADVRMPPTHTDEGVRAAVQLRKAHPGLGVLVLSQYVEEQYATELLAGSSHGVGYLLKDRVAEVREFVDAVVRVARGGTALDPEVVAQLLGRSRKQDVLKGLTPREREVLGLMAEGRTNSAIARQLVVSDGAVEKHVSNIFLKLGLSPSDGDHRRVLAVLTYLNS; encoded by the coding sequence GTGCGGGTCGTCATCGCCGAGGATTCAGTGCTGCTCAGGGAGGGCCTGACCCGGTTGCTGACCGACCGCGGGCACGACGTGGTGGCGGGCGTCGGGGACGGTGACGCGCTGATCAAGACGATCACCGAGCTGGCGACCCAGAACGAGCTGCCGGACGTCGTCGTCGCCGATGTGCGGATGCCGCCGACCCACACCGACGAGGGCGTCCGGGCCGCCGTACAGCTGCGCAAGGCGCACCCGGGGCTCGGCGTCCTGGTGCTGTCGCAGTACGTGGAGGAGCAGTACGCCACCGAACTGCTCGCGGGTTCGAGTCACGGGGTCGGCTATCTGCTCAAGGACCGGGTAGCCGAGGTGCGTGAGTTCGTCGACGCGGTGGTGCGGGTGGCCCGGGGAGGCACGGCGCTGGACCCCGAGGTGGTGGCACAGCTGCTCGGGCGGAGCCGCAAGCAGGACGTGCTCAAGGGCCTCACCCCGCGCGAGCGCGAGGTCCTGGGGCTGATGGCCGAGGGACGGACGAACTCGGCCATCGCCCGCCAGCTGGTGGTGAGCGACGGCGCGGTCGAGAAGCACGTCAGCAACATCTTCCTGAAGCTGGGCCTGTCGCCGAGCGACGGGGATCACCGGCGTGTTCTGGCCGTACTGACCTACCTCAACTCCTGA
- a CDS encoding NADH-quinone oxidoreductase subunit H has protein sequence MNDALDVALRLLVVFVVFLTFPLIVGQTEHKVMAHMQGRLGPMYAGGFHGWAQLVADGVKFAQKEDVVPAGADRRIFQLAPAVALLPYLLVLLAIPIGPGEGAVGEVVDAGIFFVLAVMGVGVLGSLMAGWASANKFSLLGGLRTAAQLLAYELPMLLTAASVAMAAGTVSLPGIVDAFEWWWLPWQIVGAIVFFVAGLAELQRPPFDMPVADSEIIFGAYTEYTGLRFALFLLAEYAGIVVLCGLTTVLFLGGWHGPGGADGLGWVWTLLKTAILAFVVIWLRVTYPRLREDQLQKLSWTLLVPLALAQIALTGVVKVVIS, from the coding sequence GTGAACGACGCTCTCGACGTCGCCCTGCGACTCCTCGTCGTCTTCGTCGTCTTCCTGACGTTCCCCCTGATCGTGGGCCAGACCGAGCACAAGGTCATGGCCCACATGCAGGGCCGCCTGGGCCCGATGTACGCGGGCGGCTTCCACGGATGGGCCCAACTCGTCGCGGACGGCGTGAAGTTCGCGCAGAAGGAAGACGTCGTACCCGCGGGTGCGGACCGCCGTATCTTCCAGCTCGCCCCTGCCGTAGCCCTCCTCCCGTACCTCCTGGTCCTCCTCGCCATCCCCATCGGCCCCGGCGAGGGAGCCGTCGGCGAGGTCGTCGACGCGGGCATCTTCTTCGTGCTCGCCGTGATGGGCGTCGGAGTCCTCGGCTCGCTCATGGCCGGCTGGGCCTCCGCCAACAAGTTCTCCCTCCTCGGCGGCCTCCGCACGGCAGCCCAGCTTCTCGCCTACGAACTGCCCATGCTGCTCACCGCCGCCTCCGTGGCGATGGCGGCCGGCACCGTCTCCCTCCCTGGCATCGTCGACGCCTTCGAGTGGTGGTGGCTGCCCTGGCAGATCGTCGGCGCGATCGTCTTCTTCGTCGCCGGCCTCGCCGAACTCCAGCGGCCTCCCTTCGACATGCCGGTCGCCGACTCGGAGATCATCTTCGGCGCCTACACCGAGTACACCGGCCTCCGTTTCGCTCTCTTCCTCCTCGCCGAGTACGCCGGAATCGTTGTCCTGTGCGGGCTGACCACCGTCCTCTTCCTGGGCGGCTGGCACGGCCCCGGGGGCGCCGACGGCCTCGGCTGGGTCTGGACCCTCCTGAAGACCGCGATCCTCGCCTTCGTCGTGATCTGGCTGCGCGTCACCTACCCCCGTCTCCGCGAGGACCAGCTCCAGAAACTCTCCTGGACCCTCCTCGTCCCGCTCGCCCTTGCCCAGATCGCCCTCACCGGCGTCGTGAAGGTGGTGATCTCGTAA
- a CDS encoding sensor histidine kinase has translation MTERITTHGPGTPVVGSHDDNYNGSYDVPSDGASDSDRLPPVRFALDGQTWKEIAHLLANLPLAIVGFTYVATLIATGAGLAVTVIGLPLLAGGLRGVRQLGKAERARARKLLGVRVEEPSPLPVRDTGFFGWLWSSLKDPVAWRTTLYEFIRLPWGIATFTITLVSLFVLWPVLPFLARGLTNVDRALVRGLLSPSDELERRIAELESDRGVVVDTAAADLRRIERDLHDGAQARLVNLAMGLGLAKEKLLEGQADEQVAAMVDEAHGEVKLALQELRDLARGIHPAVLTDRGLDAALSAVASRCTVPVKVTADLPARPAAAIEGIAYFTVSELLQNVSKHSGARTASVDVWRSDTRLLIQVQDDGRGGAALDGGTGMAGLADRLGAVDGLFVIDSPVGGPTTITAELPWRDREGRPAH, from the coding sequence ATGACCGAACGCATCACCACGCACGGGCCGGGGACGCCCGTCGTCGGCTCACACGACGACAACTACAACGGCAGCTACGACGTCCCGTCCGACGGCGCATCCGACAGCGACCGTCTGCCGCCCGTCCGCTTCGCCCTCGACGGGCAGACGTGGAAGGAGATCGCGCATCTCCTCGCCAATCTGCCGCTCGCGATCGTCGGCTTCACCTACGTCGCGACGCTGATCGCCACCGGCGCGGGGCTCGCGGTGACGGTGATCGGACTGCCGCTGCTCGCCGGCGGACTGCGCGGGGTGCGGCAGTTGGGCAAGGCGGAGCGGGCGCGGGCGCGCAAGCTGCTCGGCGTACGGGTCGAGGAGCCGAGCCCGCTGCCGGTGCGCGACACCGGCTTCTTCGGGTGGCTGTGGTCGAGCCTGAAGGACCCGGTCGCGTGGCGGACGACGCTGTACGAGTTCATACGGCTGCCGTGGGGCATCGCGACGTTCACGATCACGCTGGTGTCGCTGTTCGTGCTGTGGCCGGTGCTGCCGTTCCTGGCGCGGGGGCTGACGAACGTGGACCGCGCCCTGGTGCGGGGGCTGCTGTCACCCTCCGACGAACTGGAGCGACGTATCGCCGAGCTGGAGTCGGACCGCGGGGTCGTCGTGGACACGGCGGCGGCCGACCTGCGCCGTATCGAGCGCGATCTGCACGACGGGGCGCAGGCCCGGCTGGTCAATCTCGCGATGGGGCTCGGCCTCGCGAAGGAGAAGCTCCTGGAGGGCCAGGCCGACGAGCAGGTCGCGGCCATGGTCGACGAGGCGCACGGCGAGGTGAAGCTCGCTCTTCAGGAACTGCGCGACCTGGCGCGCGGCATCCACCCGGCGGTCCTCACCGACCGCGGGCTGGACGCGGCCCTGTCGGCAGTCGCCTCGCGGTGCACCGTGCCGGTGAAGGTGACGGCCGACCTCCCGGCGAGGCCCGCGGCGGCCATCGAGGGCATCGCCTATTTCACCGTCTCCGAGCTGCTCCAGAACGTCAGCAAGCACAGCGGGGCGCGGACCGCGTCCGTCGATGTGTGGCGGTCCGACACGCGACTGCTGATCCAGGTCCAGGACGACGGACGGGGCGGTGCCGCCCTCGACGGCGGTACGGGGATGGCGGGGCTCGCGGACCGGCTGGGCGCGGTCGACGGTCTGTTCGTCATCGACTCGCCGGTCGGCGGCCCGACCACCATCACCGCGGAACTGCCGTGGCGGGACCGCGAGGGCAGGCCTGCGCACTAG
- a CDS encoding sensor histidine kinase, with amino-acid sequence MATEYGQGYGSHSGPGFHGADGAGRADNGERKHLLPAPLRAPVEARTWREFGYVMLSLPISILFFTFAVTMVSLGAGLLITFLGVPVLAAALAGCRGLGSLERARARGLLGLEVSEPEPLRMKKSGAMAWMGAVLKSGTSWRHLLYAVLHFPWAVFSFVVALNFWVYGWALLTYPLWFWIFPMYGGQGGLQLYGDATHAIYLDNPFEIGVTALVGLLFTMATPWIVRALTTVDGLMVHGLLGPSKLATRVVELESDRGVVVDTAAADLRRIERDLHDGAQARLVALAMDLGLAKEKLTEDPQAAARMVGEAHGEVKTALQELRDLARGIHPAVLTDRGLDAALSAVASRCTVPVQVEVDLPSRPAPAIEGIAYFTVSELLQNISKHSRATMAMVDVWRVENRLMIQVTDNGVGGADVSGGSGLGGLAERLDAVDGILVVDSPVAGPTRITAELPWRG; translated from the coding sequence ATGGCCACGGAGTACGGACAGGGGTACGGGTCTCACAGTGGTCCCGGATTCCACGGGGCGGACGGGGCAGGCAGGGCGGACAACGGTGAGCGGAAGCACCTCCTGCCCGCCCCCCTGCGGGCGCCGGTCGAGGCCCGCACCTGGCGCGAGTTCGGCTATGTGATGCTCAGCCTCCCGATCAGCATCCTTTTCTTCACGTTCGCCGTCACGATGGTCTCGCTCGGCGCCGGCCTGCTGATCACCTTCCTCGGCGTCCCGGTGCTCGCCGCCGCCCTGGCGGGCTGCCGCGGTCTCGGCTCGCTGGAGCGGGCACGGGCGCGCGGGCTGCTCGGCCTGGAGGTGTCCGAGCCGGAGCCGCTGCGGATGAAGAAGAGCGGGGCGATGGCGTGGATGGGGGCGGTCCTCAAGAGCGGCACGTCCTGGCGGCATCTGCTGTACGCGGTGCTGCACTTCCCGTGGGCCGTGTTCTCGTTCGTCGTCGCGCTGAACTTCTGGGTGTACGGCTGGGCCCTGCTGACGTATCCGCTGTGGTTCTGGATCTTCCCGATGTACGGCGGACAGGGCGGGCTCCAGCTCTACGGCGACGCCACGCACGCCATCTACCTCGACAACCCCTTCGAGATCGGGGTGACCGCGCTGGTGGGCCTGCTGTTCACGATGGCCACACCGTGGATCGTGCGGGCGCTGACGACGGTGGACGGGCTGATGGTGCACGGGCTGCTCGGGCCGTCGAAGCTGGCCACACGCGTGGTGGAGCTGGAGTCGGACCGCGGTGTGGTCGTCGACACGGCCGCGGCCGATCTGCGCCGTATCGAGCGCGATCTGCACGACGGGGCGCAGGCCCGGCTGGTCGCCCTGGCCATGGATCTGGGCCTGGCCAAGGAGAAGCTGACCGAGGACCCGCAGGCCGCGGCGCGCATGGTGGGCGAGGCGCACGGTGAGGTGAAGACGGCGTTGCAGGAGCTGCGGGATCTGGCGCGCGGGATCCATCCCGCGGTGCTGACCGACCGCGGGCTGGATGCCGCGCTGTCCGCGGTGGCCTCCCGCTGCACGGTGCCGGTGCAGGTCGAGGTGGATCTGCCGTCCCGGCCCGCGCCCGCCATCGAGGGGATCGCCTACTTCACGGTGTCCGAGCTGCTGCAGAACATCAGCAAGCACTCCCGGGCGACCATGGCCATGGTCGACGTGTGGCGGGTCGAGAACCGGTTGATGATCCAGGTCACGGACAACGGTGTGGGTGGAGCGGATGTGTCGGGCGGGTCGGGGCTGGGGGGCCTCGCGGAGCGGCTCGACGCGGTCGACGGGATTCTGGTGGTGGACTCGCCGGTGGCCGGGCCCACCCGGATCACGGCGGAGCTGCCCTGGCGGGGGTGA